A stretch of Electrophorus electricus isolate fEleEle1 chromosome 3, fEleEle1.pri, whole genome shotgun sequence DNA encodes these proteins:
- the lmo4b gene encoding LIM domain transcription factor LMO4b: MVNPGGSGQAAPVGAGSMPWKRCAGCGGKIADRFLLYAMDSYWHSRCLKCSCCQAQLGEIGTSCYTKSGMILCRNDYIRLFGNSGACSACGQSIPASELVMRAQGNVYHLKCFTCSTCRNRLVPGDRFHYINGSLFCEHDRPTALINGHLSSLQTNPLLPDQKVC, from the exons ATGGTGAACCCTGGCGGCAGTGGGCAGGCTGCACCTGTCGGGGCGGGCTCCATGCCGTGGAAGCGGTGCGCCGGCTGCGGTGGGAAGATCGCCGACCGCTTTCTGCTCTACGCCATGGACAGCTACTGGCACAGCAGGTGCTTGAAGTGTTCGTGCTGCCAGGCCCAGCTCGGCGAGATTGGCACGTCCTGCTACACCAAGAGCGGCATGATCCTCTGCAGAAACGACTACATCAG GTTATTTGGAAACAGTGGAGCTTGCAGTGCTTGTGGTCAGTCCATCCCAGCCAGTGAACTGGTCATGAGGGCACAAGGAAACGTGTACCACCTCAAG TGTTTCACATGTTCCACATGCCGGAACAGGCTGGTCCCTGGAGACAGGTTCCACTACATCAATGGCAGCTTGTTCTGTGAACACGACCGACCCACAGCACTCATTAACGGCCATTTGAGTTCACTGCAGACGAACCCACTACTGCCCGATCAGAAG gtgtgttaG